The Clostridioides sp. ES-S-0010-02 genome window below encodes:
- a CDS encoding phosphoribosylglycinamide formyltransferase: MLNIGVLISGGGTNLQAVIDGTESGKIKGQVKVVISSKQDAYGLERAKNHNIKAICETNEDKIIEILKENKIDLVVLAGYLKIISPKLVNEFRNKMINIHPSLIPSFCGAGFYGERVHQGVIDYGAKVTGATVHFVDEGADTGPIIMQDVVKVNQDDDAKTLAKRVLEVEHRILEESLSLFCENKLKLQGRRVFINE, translated from the coding sequence ATGCTAAATATAGGAGTTTTGATATCTGGCGGAGGAACAAATTTACAAGCAGTTATAGATGGTACTGAGTCTGGAAAAATAAAAGGTCAGGTTAAAGTAGTTATCTCAAGTAAGCAAGATGCTTATGGTTTAGAGAGAGCTAAAAATCATAACATAAAGGCAATTTGTGAAACTAATGAAGACAAGATAATAGAAATTCTTAAAGAAAATAAAATAGATTTAGTAGTTTTGGCTGGTTATTTAAAAATAATCAGCCCAAAGCTGGTTAATGAGTTTAGAAACAAAATGATAAACATACATCCATCATTAATTCCTTCATTTTGTGGGGCTGGATTCTATGGAGAAAGAGTCCATCAGGGAGTAATAGATTATGGGGCTAAAGTAACTGGTGCTACAGTTCATTTTGTGGATGAAGGTGCTGATACTGGACCAATAATAATGCAAGATGTAGTTAAGGTAAATCAAGATGATGATGCAAAAACACTTGCAAAAAGAGTGTTAGAAGTTGAACATAGGATTTTGGAAGAGAGTTTAAGTCTTTTTTGTGAAAATAAATTAAAACTTCAAGGTAGGAGAGTGTTTATAAATGAGTAA
- a CDS encoding phosphoribosylformylglycinamidine cyclo-ligase has product MLTYKESGVDIDEGNRAVDLIKGKIKGTYDGNVVGDLGNFSGLYSLKDFVGMKEPVLLASTDGVGTKLKIAQMMDKHDTVGIDLVAMCVNDLICQGAKPLFFLDYIALGKLVPEHIEKVVGGIADGCKMSGCALIGGETAEMPGMYGDDDYDLAGFSVGIADKEKIVSGNDVKSGDVLVGISSSGVHSNGFSFIRKIFLETYDYKMEQYVEELGMTVGEALLTPTKIYVKLALDVLAKHDIKAIAHITGGGLIENITRVIPKGLGLDINKKSWEKPPIFKMIEGFNAVDERELHKSFNMGIGLVLIVDKENANDVVNFINNRENDNAAYVDKKYSELLEDKAYIIGEVVDSHEGVELC; this is encoded by the coding sequence ATGTTAACATATAAAGAATCAGGTGTAGATATAGATGAAGGAAATAGAGCAGTAGACCTTATAAAAGGGAAAATTAAAGGAACTTATGATGGAAATGTAGTTGGAGATTTAGGAAACTTTAGTGGATTATACAGTTTAAAAGATTTTGTAGGAATGAAAGAACCAGTTTTGCTTGCATCTACAGATGGTGTTGGGACTAAGTTAAAAATAGCTCAAATGATGGACAAGCATGATACTGTTGGAATAGATTTAGTTGCAATGTGCGTAAATGATTTAATATGTCAAGGTGCTAAGCCATTATTTTTCCTTGATTATATAGCTCTTGGAAAATTAGTTCCTGAGCATATAGAAAAAGTAGTTGGCGGAATAGCAGATGGCTGTAAGATGTCTGGTTGTGCACTAATTGGTGGAGAAACTGCTGAAATGCCTGGAATGTATGGAGATGATGATTATGATTTAGCAGGATTCTCTGTAGGTATAGCAGACAAAGAAAAGATTGTTTCTGGAAATGATGTTAAATCAGGAGATGTATTAGTTGGAATATCTTCAAGTGGAGTACACAGTAATGGATTTTCTTTTATAAGAAAGATATTTTTAGAAACGTATGATTATAAGATGGAACAATATGTAGAAGAACTAGGAATGACAGTTGGGGAAGCACTTTTAACACCAACTAAAATATATGTTAAGTTAGCTTTAGATGTATTAGCTAAACATGATATAAAAGCTATAGCTCACATAACTGGTGGAGGGCTTATAGAAAATATAACAAGAGTTATACCTAAAGGATTAGGATTAGACATCAATAAAAAATCTTGGGAGAAGCCTCCTATATTTAAAATGATAGAAGGTTTTAATGCTGTAGATGAGAGAGAACTTCATAAGAGTTTTAACATGGGTATTGGACTAGTTTTAATAGTAGATAAAGAAAATGCCAATGATGTTGTAAACTTTATAAATAATAGAGAAAATGACAATGCTGCTTATGTAGATAAAAAGTATAGCGAATTATTAGAAGATAAAGCATATATAATTGGTGAAGTAGTAGATAGTCATGAAGGTGTAGAATTATGCTAA
- the purF gene encoding amidophosphoribosyltransferase codes for MCGVLGIYSNKDVTKELYYSLYSMQHRGQESCGLALLDDGEIKYKKDMGLVGDVFKESELSKLKGNIGIGHVRYSTAGGSHVSNCQPLVGSCRKRQLAIAHNGNLVNANYLKDMLEEDGYMFQTNSDTEVILYILARYYKGDIVESLKVTMDYIKGAYALVIMSQDELVAVRDPHGFRPLVLGKKGDEYIFASENCAIDILGGEVIRDVEPGEIIVVKDGELKSYFYSENYKPVKKSCIFEHIYFARNDATIDNVNAYEFRIKCGERLAQDENVKADVVVPVPDSGWPGAIGYANASGLKISEGLVKNRYVGRTFIKPTQEEREIAVKIKLNPLSTVIKGKSIILVDDSIVRGTTSKQLVKSLREAGAKEIHLRITSPPVAYSCYYGIDTPNRSKLIASSNNVEEMREYIGCDSLKFLDIEGMLDAAEHKSTFCKACFDGEYPVKKIDKEELLSC; via the coding sequence GTTTTAGGGATTTACTCTAATAAAGATGTAACTAAAGAACTATATTATTCTTTATATTCTATGCAACACAGAGGGCAGGAAAGCTGTGGTTTAGCTCTTTTAGATGATGGAGAAATTAAGTACAAAAAAGATATGGGATTAGTTGGAGATGTTTTTAAGGAAAGTGAATTATCTAAGTTAAAAGGAAATATAGGTATTGGACATGTTAGATATTCAACAGCTGGAGGAAGTCATGTTTCTAACTGTCAGCCTTTAGTTGGAAGTTGCAGAAAAAGACAATTAGCTATAGCTCATAATGGAAATCTAGTAAATGCAAATTATTTAAAAGATATGCTAGAAGAAGATGGATATATGTTCCAAACTAATTCAGATACAGAAGTAATTTTATATATACTTGCAAGATATTACAAAGGTGATATAGTAGAAAGTTTAAAAGTAACAATGGACTATATCAAAGGTGCATATGCCCTTGTAATAATGAGTCAAGATGAATTGGTTGCAGTTAGAGATCCACATGGATTCAGACCTCTTGTACTTGGTAAAAAGGGTGATGAATATATATTTGCATCAGAAAATTGTGCAATAGACATACTTGGCGGAGAAGTTATAAGAGATGTAGAGCCAGGAGAAATAATAGTAGTTAAAGATGGTGAATTAAAATCATATTTTTATTCAGAAAATTATAAACCAGTTAAGAAAAGTTGTATATTTGAACACATATACTTTGCAAGAAATGATGCAACTATAGATAATGTAAATGCATATGAGTTCAGAATTAAATGTGGGGAAAGATTAGCTCAAGATGAAAATGTAAAAGCAGATGTAGTAGTTCCAGTTCCTGATTCAGGTTGGCCAGGAGCTATTGGTTATGCAAATGCTAGTGGATTAAAAATAAGTGAAGGTCTAGTTAAAAATAGATATGTAGGAAGAACATTTATAAAACCTACACAAGAGGAAAGAGAAATAGCTGTAAAAATAAAATTAAATCCTCTTTCAACAGTAATAAAAGGAAAATCTATAATTTTAGTAGATGATTCAATAGTAAGAGGAACTACATCTAAACAGTTAGTAAAATCTTTAAGAGAAGCAGGAGCAAAAGAAATTCATCTTAGAATAACATCTCCTCCAGTAGCTTACTCTTGTTATTATGGAATAGATACTCCAAATCGCTCTAAGTTAATTGCATCAAGTAACAACGTAGAAGAAATGAGAGAATATATTGGATGTGATAGTTTAAAATTCCTAGATATAGAAGGAATGTTAGATGCAGCAGAACATAAGTCTACTTTCTGTAAAGCTTGTTTTGATGGAGAATACCCAGTTAAAAAAATTGATAAGGAGGAACTACTTTCATGTTAA